A single region of the Candidatus Polarisedimenticolia bacterium genome encodes:
- a CDS encoding pitrilysin family protein, with protein sequence MKSLPRRNAGTLALAVTSALIAMHCSVGDRGASPGGSPAPGIKTTLLPSANSPIVYFRILFRVGSIDDPAGKEGLAALTARMLGEGGTRSLTYSQLLETLYPMAARIDVQADKEMVVISGRCHRDHLDRYYPLLRDVLLDPRLDSQDFERLRDEAENYLVNGLRGNDDENLGKWTLQTALYSGHPYGHVDAGTVQGLKSITLDDVKKFYATRFTREAVDVGLAGGYTRELVSRITHDFAAKLASGKAEHPPLPAPRTPEGIELVVVKKPCIATAISAGFPTRVTRHDDDWYPLLVANSYLGEHRTFNGVLMNELRGKRGLNYGDYSYIENFIQDGDSTFPVPNIPRRQQYFSFWLRPIPHANALFGLKGALYHLDRLVRQGISEADFEQTRSFLITYSRLWAQSLDQRLGYRQDSDFYGTGDYLTEVQKRLPTLTRDQVNEAVRKHLRADNLVVAVVTEDAQGFLKALQGGKPTPIRYDTSGTPAEILAEDKIIEKFPVKLNAERSRIVTSAELFER encoded by the coding sequence ATGAAGAGTCTGCCGCGCCGCAACGCCGGAACGCTGGCTCTCGCCGTGACCTCCGCCCTGATCGCGATGCATTGCTCGGTGGGCGACCGGGGAGCGTCGCCCGGCGGCTCTCCCGCCCCGGGCATCAAGACGACCCTCCTGCCTTCCGCCAATTCTCCGATCGTCTACTTCCGGATTCTCTTCCGCGTCGGCTCGATCGACGACCCCGCCGGGAAGGAAGGCCTGGCGGCCTTGACGGCGCGCATGCTGGGGGAAGGAGGCACCCGCTCCCTCACTTATTCCCAGCTGCTCGAGACCCTCTATCCGATGGCGGCCCGGATCGACGTCCAGGCCGACAAGGAGATGGTGGTGATCTCCGGCCGCTGCCACCGGGATCACCTCGATCGCTATTACCCGCTCCTGCGGGACGTCCTGCTCGATCCCCGGCTCGATTCCCAGGATTTCGAGCGGCTTCGCGACGAGGCCGAGAACTACCTGGTCAACGGCTTGCGCGGCAATGACGACGAGAATCTCGGGAAGTGGACGCTCCAGACCGCTCTGTACAGCGGCCATCCCTACGGTCACGTCGACGCGGGGACGGTCCAGGGGTTGAAATCGATCACCCTCGACGACGTGAAGAAGTTCTACGCGACGCGCTTCACCCGGGAGGCGGTCGACGTCGGACTGGCGGGCGGCTACACGCGTGAGCTGGTGTCCCGGATCACGCACGATTTCGCCGCCAAGCTCGCCTCGGGCAAGGCCGAGCATCCGCCGCTGCCGGCGCCGCGGACGCCGGAGGGGATCGAGCTCGTCGTGGTCAAGAAGCCGTGCATCGCGACGGCGATCTCGGCCGGCTTCCCGACGCGCGTGACGCGCCACGACGACGACTGGTATCCGCTGCTGGTGGCGAATTCCTATCTCGGAGAGCACCGGACCTTCAACGGCGTCTTGATGAACGAGCTGAGGGGCAAGCGGGGGCTGAACTACGGAGACTACTCGTACATCGAGAACTTCATCCAGGACGGCGATTCGACCTTTCCGGTGCCCAACATCCCCCGCCGCCAGCAATACTTCTCGTTCTGGCTCCGGCCGATCCCGCACGCCAACGCGCTGTTCGGCTTGAAAGGGGCTCTCTATCACCTGGACCGGCTCGTCCGGCAAGGGATCTCGGAGGCGGACTTCGAGCAGACGCGCTCGTTCTTGATCACCTACAGCCGCCTGTGGGCCCAGAGCCTGGACCAGCGGCTCGGCTACCGCCAGGATTCCGATTTCTACGGGACGGGCGACTATCTCACGGAAGTGCAGAAGCGCCTCCCGACCCTCACGCGGGATCAGGTGAACGAGGCGGTGCGCAAGCATCTCCGCGCCGACAATCTCGTCGTCGCCGTCGTGACGGAAGACGCCCAGGGCTTCCTGAAGGCGCTGCAGGGGGGAAAGCCGACGCCGATCCGCTACGACACGTCCGGGACGCCGGCCGAGATTCTCGCCGAGGACAAGATCATCGAGAAGTTTCCGGTGAAGCTGAATGCGGAGCGCTCGCGCATCGTGACCTCCGCGGAGCTCTTCGAGCGCTGA
- a CDS encoding pitrilysin family protein, with protein MIRTLYPALLAAILVPVPLALLASPPAGGGSRVFDYPIHQQTLPNGLKVVVVPFESPGLVAHWVIVRVGSRNEIEPGHSGFAHFFEHMMFRGTEKIPADRYNSILKEMGADSNAFTSDDLTAYHILAGSDALPRIMEIESDRFMNLRYGKEAFQKEARAVLGEYNKNFSFPESTIEEKLYDAAFRTHTYKHTTIGFLRDIEDMPNQYDYSLTFYDRYYRPEHCILLVVGDVDPEKTFALAAQHYGPWKRGSYEVKIPAEPPQTAEKKVSIAWKNPTLPYLTLGYHSPAFSPRDKDMPALDLITQVAFSETSPLYKKLVIDEQLVDALYGSASDHRDPNLFVIGARVKDEAKIKEVQAAIEATLEDLKKNPVDARRLSDTKSHLKYAFQMRLNTADSVAETLAHILQLTGDPEDYNTLYATYDSLTPEDIQKAAVRYFSPENRTVVLLAAEKGKPKEVGR; from the coding sequence GTGATTCGAACCCTTTATCCGGCGCTCCTGGCCGCGATTCTGGTGCCCGTGCCGCTGGCGCTACTCGCTTCCCCGCCCGCCGGGGGCGGCTCCCGCGTCTTCGATTATCCGATCCATCAGCAGACCCTGCCGAACGGGCTGAAGGTGGTGGTGGTCCCGTTCGAATCGCCCGGCCTCGTGGCCCACTGGGTGATCGTCCGGGTCGGAAGCCGGAACGAGATCGAGCCCGGCCACTCCGGATTCGCCCATTTCTTCGAGCACATGATGTTCCGGGGGACGGAGAAGATCCCGGCCGATCGATACAATTCCATCCTCAAGGAGATGGGCGCCGACTCGAATGCCTTCACCTCGGACGACCTCACCGCCTATCACATCCTCGCCGGATCGGACGCGCTCCCCCGGATCATGGAGATCGAGAGCGATCGCTTCATGAACCTCCGGTACGGCAAGGAGGCGTTCCAGAAGGAGGCGCGCGCCGTGCTCGGCGAGTACAACAAGAATTTCTCGTTTCCCGAGAGCACGATCGAGGAGAAGCTCTACGACGCCGCCTTCCGAACCCACACCTACAAGCACACGACGATCGGGTTTCTGCGCGATATCGAGGACATGCCCAACCAGTACGACTACTCCCTCACCTTCTACGATCGCTACTACCGCCCGGAGCATTGCATCCTTCTGGTTGTGGGGGATGTCGATCCGGAGAAGACTTTCGCGCTGGCGGCCCAGCACTATGGCCCCTGGAAGCGCGGCAGCTACGAGGTCAAGATCCCTGCCGAGCCGCCGCAGACCGCCGAAAAGAAGGTCTCCATCGCCTGGAAGAACCCGACCCTGCCCTATCTCACCCTCGGCTATCACAGCCCCGCGTTCTCGCCGCGCGACAAGGACATGCCGGCGCTGGATCTGATCACGCAGGTGGCGTTTTCGGAGACCTCGCCGCTCTACAAGAAGCTGGTCATCGACGAGCAGCTCGTGGACGCTCTCTACGGCTCCGCGTCGGATCACCGCGATCCGAACCTCTTCGTGATCGGCGCCCGGGTCAAGGACGAAGCCAAGATCAAGGAGGTCCAGGCCGCCATCGAGGCGACCCTCGAGGACTTGAAGAAGAATCCCGTCGACGCGCGCCGCCTCTCCGACACCAAGAGCCATCTCAAGTACGCCTTCCAGATGCGGCTGAACACGGCCGACTCGGTGGCGGAGACGCTCGCCCACATCCTTCAGCTGACGGGCGATCCCGAGGACTACAACACGCTCTACGCCACGTACGACTCGCTGACCCCCGAGGACATCCAGAAGGCGGCGGTGCGCTACTTCTCCCCCGAGAACCGCACCGTGGTCCTCCTGGCCGCGGAGAAAGGCAAGCCCAAGGAGGTGGGGCGATGA
- a CDS encoding enoyl-ACP reductase: MLLQGRQGLILGVANKRSIAWAIAQSAAREGARLAFTYQGDRLEENVRELAGSLKDSVVLPCDVSDDAQVEELFRRLEKDFGRLDFLVHCIAFANREDLENDFVKTSREGFRLAHDVSAYSLVALVRAALPLFSGEGGSVLALTYLGSERAIPRYNVMGAAKASLEACIRYLAMDLGPRNVRVNGISAGPISTLAARGIPGFTGILEQYRQKAPLRRNIEAAEVGDAAAFLLSPYARGITGEVVFVDAGYHISGL; encoded by the coding sequence ATGCTCCTTCAAGGCCGACAAGGGCTGATTCTCGGGGTCGCGAACAAGAGGAGCATCGCCTGGGCGATCGCCCAATCGGCCGCTCGTGAGGGGGCGAGGCTCGCCTTCACCTATCAGGGGGATCGGCTCGAGGAAAACGTGCGCGAGCTTGCCGGCTCCCTCAAGGACTCCGTCGTGCTTCCCTGCGACGTCAGCGACGATGCGCAGGTCGAGGAGCTTTTCCGGCGGCTGGAGAAGGATTTCGGCAGGCTCGATTTCCTCGTTCACTGCATCGCGTTCGCGAACCGGGAGGATCTCGAGAACGATTTCGTGAAGACTTCCCGCGAGGGTTTCCGCCTGGCTCACGACGTCAGCGCCTACTCCCTCGTCGCCCTGGTCCGGGCTGCGCTTCCCCTCTTCTCCGGCGAGGGGGGCAGCGTCCTGGCGCTCACCTATCTCGGAAGCGAGCGCGCCATTCCCCGATACAACGTGATGGGCGCCGCCAAGGCCTCGCTGGAAGCCTGCATCCGCTACCTGGCGATGGATCTCGGGCCGCGCAACGTGCGGGTCAACGGCATCTCGGCCGGACCGATAAGCACCCTGGCGGCGCGGGGGATTCCGGGATTCACCGGGATTCTCGAGCAGTATCGGCAGAAAGCGCCGTTGCGGCGGAACATCGAGGCCGCCGAAGTCGGGGACGCGGCCGCCTTCCTCCTGAGCCCTTATGCGCGCGGCATCACCGGCGAAGTGGTTTTCGTCGACGCCGGCTATCATATCTCCGGCCTGTAG
- the rlmD gene encoding 23S rRNA (uracil(1939)-C(5))-methyltransferase RlmD, with translation MALRGPGEKPSLPSATAPGNRLPLRIDSLAFGGDGVARREGLVILVEGGLPGEIVDARIERRSRSFARARAERILSASSSRIAPACVHFSECGGCAYQSLEYEAQLVAKQRQVADLLERIGGFGDPPVAAIRPGPAAYSYRRRMTYALPIANGGPGLHRRGSPERILEVEGCLLPEEGLQRAYRRLLADFRSLRIASRPVQIELHTGDRDRPVAVLRGRSAPAAEIVRLAAAWTAADGPLEGVVWQRSADPIRRGRQGKRTLLSGEDDLRTRLGPFTYRIPAGCFFQANVLQAEQLFRESARRCEAVAGDILELYSGVGALSLFLGATGRPLLAVEGDACAVAAARENSGANGMETIVFQAQPVEQAVKDLAASARRFGTVVVDPPRTGLPPGMARALGGLAREQILYLSCNPATLARDLKEITSGGEFRVRDVVPWDLFPQTAEIECLAELRREKEDQLGHSRISPSRSAS, from the coding sequence ATGGCATTGCGCGGGCCCGGCGAGAAGCCTAGCCTCCCGAGCGCCACCGCTCCCGGAAACCGGCTCCCGTTGCGCATCGATTCCCTCGCCTTCGGGGGCGATGGAGTGGCGCGCCGCGAAGGGCTGGTGATTCTGGTGGAAGGGGGGCTGCCGGGAGAGATCGTCGACGCCCGGATCGAGCGGCGCTCCCGGAGCTTCGCGCGAGCCCGGGCGGAGCGCATTCTCTCCGCCTCCTCCAGCCGCATCGCGCCGGCCTGCGTTCATTTCTCCGAATGCGGCGGCTGCGCCTACCAGAGCCTCGAATACGAGGCGCAGCTCGTCGCCAAGCAGCGCCAGGTCGCCGATCTTCTGGAGCGCATCGGGGGATTCGGCGACCCCCCCGTGGCGGCGATTCGACCCGGGCCGGCCGCCTATTCCTACCGGCGCCGGATGACCTACGCCCTGCCGATCGCCAATGGCGGACCCGGGCTGCACCGGCGCGGCTCGCCGGAGAGAATTCTCGAAGTCGAAGGATGTCTCCTTCCCGAAGAAGGATTGCAGCGGGCCTACCGGAGGCTTCTCGCCGATTTTCGCTCCTTGAGGATCGCGTCACGTCCCGTCCAAATCGAGCTGCACACGGGGGATCGGGATCGTCCCGTCGCCGTGCTGCGCGGCCGGAGCGCGCCCGCTGCCGAAATCGTCCGGCTCGCGGCGGCATGGACTGCGGCGGACGGACCGCTGGAGGGCGTTGTCTGGCAGCGGTCGGCCGACCCAATCCGCCGCGGCCGGCAAGGAAAAAGGACCCTCCTCTCAGGGGAGGATGACCTTCGAACGCGCTTGGGGCCGTTCACGTACCGGATTCCCGCCGGCTGCTTCTTTCAGGCGAACGTCCTTCAGGCGGAGCAGCTGTTCCGGGAGTCGGCGCGCCGCTGCGAGGCCGTGGCCGGCGACATCCTCGAGCTCTACTCGGGAGTCGGCGCCCTCTCGTTGTTCCTGGGCGCGACAGGCCGCCCCTTGCTGGCGGTGGAAGGCGACGCGTGCGCCGTCGCCGCCGCCCGCGAGAACAGCGGCGCGAACGGCATGGAGACGATCGTGTTTCAGGCGCAGCCGGTCGAACAGGCGGTGAAGGATCTGGCCGCTTCGGCGCGACGGTTCGGCACCGTCGTGGTCGATCCTCCGCGGACGGGGTTGCCTCCGGGCATGGCGCGAGCTTTAGGAGGCCTGGCGCGAGAGCAGATCCTGTATCTGTCCTGTAATCCCGCCACGCTGGCGCGCGATTTGAAGGAGATCACGTCGGGCGGGGAATTCCGCGTCCGCGACGTCGTGCCTTGGGACCTGTTTCCTCAGACGGCGGAGATCGAGTGTCTGGCGGAGCTTCGGAGGGAGAAGGAAGATCAGCTCGGGCACTCGCGAATCTCTCCGAGCCGGAGCGCCTCGTAG
- a CDS encoding DUF4388 domain-containing protein, with protein MSTRPVLSGDLSSISLSDLFSLISLSKKTGALRCTRGAESRTVLWEQGEIVFARSNSVRDSLGYFLVRRGLITEEQNAESARRITPDTRHGKVLVRLGYITTEQLWWAVKNQVLEIVYGLFHWTSGFFEFLEGKVESREKIVLAISTTKVVMEGIRRLDEWRKFTTRLSDPGMLLEAVPGKSPGGGREHEPTPEEKKVLALLNGSRSLEEIAKLSGQGEFEAYSALYEALRLGEIRECPS; from the coding sequence GTGTCCACTCGACCCGTCCTAAGCGGTGATTTGAGCTCGATTTCCCTTTCGGACCTTTTTTCCCTCATTTCCCTATCCAAGAAGACCGGAGCGTTGCGCTGCACGAGGGGGGCCGAGTCCCGGACCGTCCTCTGGGAGCAGGGAGAGATCGTCTTTGCGCGCTCCAACTCGGTGCGTGACAGCCTGGGCTACTTCCTGGTCCGCAGGGGGCTGATCACCGAAGAGCAGAACGCCGAGTCCGCCCGGAGAATCACCCCCGACACCCGTCACGGGAAGGTCCTGGTCCGTCTCGGCTACATCACCACGGAGCAGCTCTGGTGGGCGGTCAAGAACCAGGTCCTCGAGATTGTCTACGGGTTGTTCCACTGGACGAGCGGCTTCTTCGAGTTCCTGGAAGGGAAGGTGGAATCCCGGGAGAAAATCGTCCTGGCGATCTCCACCACGAAGGTGGTCATGGAGGGGATTCGCCGCTTGGACGAGTGGCGGAAGTTCACCACGCGCCTCTCCGATCCGGGCATGTTGCTGGAGGCCGTCCCCGGTAAATCGCCGGGCGGCGGGCGCGAGCACGAGCCGACGCCCGAGGAGAAGAAGGTCCTGGCGCTGTTGAACGGATCCCGGAGCCTCGAAGAGATCGCCAAGCTCTCGGGCCAGGGAGAATTCGAAGCCTATTCCGCGCTCTACGAGGCGCTCCGGCTCGGAGAGATTCGCGAGTGCCCGAGCTGA
- a CDS encoding Rossmann-like and DUF2520 domain-containing protein encodes MKKLRFLLVGPGRLGTSLAAAWVGAGHVCAGVRGGTAPARARAWRLMRRRAPRAGGRPPAFDLLLIAVPDREVSRVARSWAKRGSWEGRFALHTSGVLRASVLAPLRAQGASVGALHPLVSIPFPDPGPGLFRGIYFGVEGDPEASRWARRLARDAGGRSLEIRATGKARYHLGACLASGYLLALLDAAASRIAAGSADPALLRRAFLALAESTLRNARARGIEAALTGPILREDVVSVRAHGQALARLPAVWRALYRGLAAHTLDLAARSGRIRPSSARRIRRVLEVEETE; translated from the coding sequence ATGAAGAAGCTGCGCTTCCTTTTGGTCGGCCCCGGAAGACTCGGGACGAGCCTCGCGGCCGCCTGGGTTGGCGCGGGGCACGTGTGCGCCGGCGTGCGCGGCGGGACGGCGCCGGCGCGGGCGCGCGCCTGGAGGCTGATGCGCCGGCGGGCGCCGCGCGCCGGCGGGCGCCCGCCCGCCTTCGATCTCCTGCTTATCGCGGTGCCTGATCGGGAGGTTTCCCGGGTGGCCCGCTCCTGGGCGAAGCGAGGCTCTTGGGAGGGGCGGTTCGCGCTGCACACCAGCGGCGTCCTGCGCGCTTCGGTCCTCGCGCCCCTGCGCGCTCAAGGAGCTTCAGTGGGCGCCCTGCATCCGCTCGTCAGCATTCCATTTCCCGATCCCGGTCCCGGTCTGTTTCGGGGCATCTATTTCGGAGTGGAGGGCGACCCGGAAGCCAGCCGATGGGCCCGCCGGCTTGCCCGGGACGCCGGGGGTCGAAGCCTGGAGATTCGGGCCACAGGGAAGGCTCGATACCATCTCGGAGCCTGCCTCGCTTCGGGCTATCTCCTGGCGCTTCTGGACGCGGCGGCAAGCCGCATCGCCGCCGGCTCGGCCGACCCGGCCCTCCTGCGGAGGGCGTTCCTGGCGCTGGCCGAATCGACGCTTCGGAACGCCCGTGCCCGCGGCATCGAGGCCGCGCTGACCGGGCCGATTCTGCGGGAGGACGTCGTTTCCGTCCGCGCTCACGGGCAGGCGCTCGCGCGGCTCCCGGCTGTGTGGAGGGCGCTTTATCGAGGACTTGCCGCGCACACCCTCGACCTGGCTGCTCGCTCCGGAAGGATCAGGCCTTCGTCTGCCAGGCGGATTCGGCGCGTCTTGGAGGTGGAGGAGACGGAATGA
- a CDS encoding RluA family pseudouridine synthase, with protein sequence MERIVALVVDPSEGRPRLDLFLVRHLPESSRAAIRRWILSGNVTVEGKRPKPSAHLRPGDRVRVAIPAAAPTRLIPEPIPLEILHEDDDLIVLLKPPGMVVHPGAGAHSGTLVHALLARQGGLSQIGGEERPGIVHRLDRDTSGLLVVAKNDASHRSLSSQFSGRRVHKVYLALVWGRPVPARGRIEAPIGRHPASRTRMAVRRAGGREAVSEYATRESLGPFSFLEVRIHTGRTHQIRVHLAHLGHPIVGDARYGGGGRTLRSATAKACLASFPRLALHAHRLEFRHPSSGEPLGFEAPLPEDFERLLDCLRAIP encoded by the coding sequence GTGGAGCGCATCGTGGCCCTGGTCGTGGATCCCTCGGAGGGACGGCCCCGGCTGGATCTCTTCCTCGTCCGCCATCTTCCCGAGAGCAGCCGCGCGGCGATCCGGCGCTGGATCCTCTCCGGGAACGTGACGGTGGAGGGAAAGCGCCCGAAGCCCTCGGCCCATTTGCGCCCCGGAGACCGCGTCCGCGTGGCGATCCCGGCGGCGGCGCCAACCCGCCTGATTCCCGAGCCCATTCCTCTGGAGATCCTCCATGAAGACGACGATCTGATCGTCTTGCTGAAACCTCCGGGAATGGTGGTGCATCCCGGCGCCGGAGCACATAGCGGGACGCTCGTGCACGCCCTCCTGGCCCGCCAGGGCGGCCTGTCGCAGATCGGCGGAGAGGAGCGCCCGGGCATCGTGCACCGGCTGGACCGCGACACTTCCGGGTTGCTGGTGGTCGCCAAGAACGACGCCTCTCATCGCTCCCTTTCGAGCCAGTTCTCCGGACGGCGCGTCCACAAGGTCTATCTCGCTCTGGTGTGGGGCCGGCCCGTTCCGGCCCGGGGCCGCATCGAAGCTCCCATCGGCAGGCACCCCGCGTCGCGCACCCGGATGGCGGTGCGGCGCGCGGGGGGCCGAGAGGCGGTGAGCGAGTACGCCACGCGCGAGAGTCTCGGCCCGTTCAGCTTTCTGGAAGTTCGCATCCATACGGGGAGGACTCACCAGATTCGCGTCCATCTCGCGCACCTGGGGCATCCGATCGTCGGAGATGCCCGTTATGGGGGAGGAGGCCGGACGTTGCGCTCGGCGACGGCGAAAGCCTGCCTCGCCTCGTTCCCCCGCCTGGCGCTGCATGCCCATCGTCTCGAGTTCCGTCACCCCTCGAGCGGCGAGCCCCTCGGCTTCGAGGCTCCCCTTCCGGAGGATTTCGAGCGCCTGCTCGATTGCCTCCGGGCGATTCCATGA
- the lgt gene encoding prolipoprotein diacylglyceryl transferase: protein MHPVLVNLGDFTLGTYGLFYAVAFLVGVRVSMAYARREGIEPGRIVDLGIWVLLAGIVGAKALLVLIDLPFYWRHKMEILYNWRSAGVFYGGFLAAVAVGTLYVRKNRLPLGKVADATTPGLALAQAIGRVGCLSAGCCYGKPTTSRWSLTFVDPRAHDLTGVPLGVPLYPTQIYHGLADLGLFVLLVLFYRRKWADGVVFWMYTLGYAVLRFIIEFYRGDFRGDVFGGLLSTSQLISLVAAAAAVFFLITLRARPRPS from the coding sequence ATGCATCCCGTTCTGGTGAATCTGGGAGACTTCACTCTCGGGACTTACGGACTCTTCTACGCCGTCGCCTTCCTCGTCGGGGTGCGCGTCAGCATGGCCTACGCGCGGCGGGAGGGGATCGAGCCCGGACGCATCGTCGATCTGGGAATCTGGGTCCTGCTCGCGGGGATCGTTGGTGCCAAGGCGCTCCTCGTCCTGATCGACTTGCCGTTCTACTGGCGCCACAAGATGGAGATTCTCTACAACTGGCGCTCGGCGGGCGTCTTCTACGGCGGATTCCTCGCGGCGGTCGCGGTCGGGACGCTGTACGTGCGCAAGAACCGGCTCCCCCTGGGGAAAGTTGCGGACGCGACGACTCCCGGCCTGGCCCTGGCGCAGGCCATCGGCCGGGTCGGCTGCCTGTCCGCCGGGTGCTGCTATGGGAAGCCGACCACGTCGCGCTGGTCGTTGACGTTCGTCGATCCCCGGGCGCACGACCTCACCGGCGTCCCCTTGGGCGTGCCGCTCTATCCCACCCAGATCTACCACGGCCTGGCCGATCTCGGACTCTTCGTGCTCCTCGTCTTGTTCTACCGCCGGAAGTGGGCCGACGGCGTCGTCTTCTGGATGTATACGCTGGGGTACGCCGTGCTCCGTTTCATCATCGAATTCTACCGGGGCGATTTCCGCGGGGACGTCTTCGGAGGACTCCTCTCCACTTCGCAGCTCATTAGCCTGGTGGCGGCCGCCGCGGCCGTCTTCTTCCTGATCACCCTGAGAGCACGTCCGCGACCGAGCTGA
- the lspA gene encoding signal peptidase II — translation MRSSQPQALRLLYLGLSFILFGMDRATKALVVRHLPLYESVPVVEGFFHLTHVANTGALFGLMAGLASPLRGFIFIAIPVVAIVLIVVFQLRSRQGDLFTQTGLALILGGALGNLYDRIRFGHVVDFLDFSLAGYHWPAFNIADSCICLGVFTLMLDLYRRDRHPAPAS, via the coding sequence ATGAGGTCTTCGCAGCCCCAGGCCCTGCGCCTTCTCTATCTTGGACTGAGCTTCATCCTCTTCGGAATGGATCGCGCGACCAAGGCGCTCGTCGTCCGGCACCTGCCTCTCTACGAGTCGGTTCCGGTCGTCGAGGGCTTTTTCCATCTGACCCACGTGGCCAATACGGGCGCTCTATTCGGGCTGATGGCGGGCCTGGCCTCGCCTCTCCGGGGTTTCATCTTCATCGCCATCCCGGTGGTTGCCATCGTGCTCATCGTGGTTTTTCAGCTCCGCTCGCGCCAGGGGGATCTGTTCACCCAGACCGGTCTCGCGCTCATCCTCGGCGGCGCGTTGGGCAACCTCTACGATCGGATCCGCTTCGGCCACGTGGTCGATTTCCTGGATTTCTCGCTGGCGGGCTACCATTGGCCCGCCTTCAACATCGCCGATTCCTGCATCTGCCTGGGCGTGTTCACGCTGATGCTCGATCTCTATCGGCGCGATCGGCACCCGGCTCCTGCCTCGTGA